One window from the genome of Cryptomeria japonica chromosome 6, Sugi_1.0, whole genome shotgun sequence encodes:
- the LOC131040445 gene encoding RHOMBOID-like protein 13, with amino-acid sequence MGRPLIYQILDKPATSCIIGLCSAIWFYIQKKSLGYGDVGLNYEAAMEGQHWRFITSAFSHISVIHLVFNMSALWSLGVVESLGHMGLGVQFYLQYTLVLVVLSGLLVIGTYHVLIQRFKIDYFRRVTAVGYSCVVFGWMTILAVKQPSSKLDLFGVLSLPISFAPFESLVFTSIIVPQASFLGHLSGIIVGYAIAWGLIQGMNNYWAISMLGWIVIAFIYSLKRSGMIDLPFIEIEPVMDASLPTVGFFTPSNVRGLEGNVLPTRGSELV; translated from the coding sequence ATGGGGAGGCCCTTGATTTATCAGATTCTTGATAAGCCAGCCACAAGCTGCATAATTGGCTTGTGCAGTGCAATATGGTTTTATATACAGAAGAAAAGTCTTGGGTATGGAGACGTGGGGCTTAATTATGAGGCTGCTATGGAGGGTCAGCATTGGAGGTTTATAACTTCGGCATTTTCACATATAAGTGTTATTCATCTGGTTTTCAATATGAGTGCCCTGTGGAGCCTAGGTGTTGTGGAGAGCCTGGGGCACATGGGTTTGGGGGTTCAGTTTTATCTTCAGTATACATTAGTTTTGGTTGTGTTGTCTGGATTGTTGGTCATAGGGACATATCATGTTTTAATTCAGAGATTCAAGATTGATTATTTCCGAAGAGTCACGGCAGTTGGGTATTCTTGTGTGGTGTTTGGGTGGATGACCATTCTTGCAGTTAAGCAACCCTCTTCCAAGTTGGATCTTTTTGGGGTACTTTCGTTGCCTATTAGCTTCGCACCATTTGAATCTCTGGTCTTTACATCTATAATAGTACCACAAGCAAGCTTTCTTGGGCACTTGTCGGGGATCATTGTTGGTTATGCTATTGCTTGGGGTTTGATTCAAGGCATGAATAATTACTGGGCAATTTCTATGCTTGGGTGGATTGTCATTGCTTTCATTTACAGCTTGAAACGGAGTGGTATGATTGATCTACCTTTTATTGAAATAGAACCTGTGATGGATGCTTCATTGCCTACTGTTGGTTTCTTTACACCCAGCAATGTAAGAGGGTTAGAGGGGAATGTTCTGCCCACAAGGGGATCTGAACTTGTATGA